In Candidatus Baltobacteraceae bacterium, a genomic segment contains:
- the bioB gene encoding biotin synthase BioB, with translation MAHPVIERARERVLEKQLPADRELLTQLVALPGSDVADLLVLADEVRARYCGNGIAVEVLYNAKKGGCSEDCNFCSQSARYASDVDAEPLSSVEGFLEAARDAQARGASELCIVVAVRGPSTKLLDRVCEAVRIIKRDYPLSVAVSLGILREDQMRALLEAGVDKVNHNLETSRRHFPSVCTTHSYEERWETCQLVKAFGLELCSGGIVGLGETVDDRIEFLASLQLLEPEEVPINFLNPRPGTPLQDQSLVEPVEALRFVAMARLALPKALIRFAGGREITLRGLQDLGMRSGASGIVLGNYLTTSGRQDLDDFAMLDRLGFEVMS, from the coding sequence TTGGCTCATCCCGTGATCGAACGCGCCCGCGAACGCGTCTTGGAAAAGCAGCTGCCCGCGGATCGCGAGCTGCTGACCCAACTCGTCGCCTTACCGGGAAGCGACGTTGCCGATTTGCTCGTCCTCGCCGACGAGGTACGCGCCCGGTACTGCGGTAACGGCATCGCCGTCGAGGTTCTCTATAACGCCAAAAAAGGCGGCTGCTCCGAAGATTGCAACTTCTGCTCGCAGAGCGCGCGCTACGCCTCCGACGTCGACGCGGAGCCGCTCAGTTCGGTCGAGGGATTCCTCGAGGCCGCTCGCGACGCGCAGGCCCGCGGGGCGAGCGAACTCTGCATCGTGGTCGCCGTTCGAGGCCCGTCCACGAAGCTGCTCGATCGCGTTTGCGAAGCCGTACGCATCATCAAGCGCGACTATCCGCTCAGCGTTGCGGTCTCGCTCGGCATTCTGCGCGAAGACCAGATGCGCGCGCTGCTCGAGGCCGGCGTCGACAAGGTCAACCACAATCTCGAGACCTCGCGCCGGCATTTTCCGAGCGTCTGCACGACCCACAGCTACGAAGAGCGTTGGGAGACGTGTCAGCTCGTTAAAGCGTTCGGCCTGGAGCTGTGCAGCGGCGGCATCGTCGGTCTCGGCGAGACCGTCGACGATCGGATTGAATTTCTGGCTTCGCTTCAATTGCTCGAACCCGAAGAAGTACCGATCAATTTCTTGAATCCGCGCCCGGGTACGCCGCTTCAGGACCAGTCGCTCGTCGAACCGGTCGAAGCCCTGCGCTTCGTTGCGATGGCGCGCCTGGCGTTGCCCAAAGCGCTGATCCGCTTTGCGGGCGGCCGCGAAATCACGCTGCGCGGTCTGCAGGACCTCGGCATGCGCAGCGGCGCGAGCGGGATCGTGCTGGGCAATTACCTCACCACGTCGGGCCGCCAAGATCTCGACGACTTTGCGATGCTCGACCGTCTGGGCTTCGAGGTCATGAGTTAG
- a CDS encoding FUSC family protein, translating to MPSGAAGRSVAGRILRQSAQIDRSGVELWFGLRCTIGVAIPLVASLLLHRPADGVAVSIGAIVVGFASRQGVYRTRAATMLLASAAMGVATFVGSASGGGSPVLHVAVTVLWALAVGILASLGASATAIGLNSVLAITIFGQFHFTPLEAAEQGLYVFAGGVLQTVLLVIVWPFQRFSAERSVLAKAYRSLGAYASNIPRVKLAPPDPTTFTSVHDTLEDPQPFARRGEVAAFRALLLEAERIRATLAALAVDRYLLETAGARDASDDVRELGSAAHDIVIEIAGALDEARAPHEREGLWPALDARMAAIERKTAADPAIAAGQTVGDAHALLGQLRAAWRAACLPAGAFRKDKSAGAALGPMVSYSPFIAREALATLRANCSPGSPFAQHAVRLAATLGVADVLANVLPLQRGYWIALTAALVLRPDFATTFVRGVARIAGTLAGALLASSIAATLHPGPVGLLVGALVFAAIGYTIFSVNYAIYTVTITGYVVFLLAFGGLPEHSAILDRVIATLLGGALALTAYFVWPTWERERVAAQLADLLDAQRAHMRLVLEAYANPAQAGEREIHRTQLAAWLARSNAEASADRMLNEPVHSYALGVRQALGILAASRRVGLAVLALQSRLPRSSVAPNEAFDTLVRELDRGLAIVASALRAAGPLQPLPPLREMQIALRRLLDDEHNAGVAALVSETDLLVDSINAMAHVLEKR from the coding sequence TTGCCTTCGGGCGCCGCTGGTAGGAGCGTTGCGGGCCGCATCCTGCGGCAATCCGCGCAGATCGACCGCTCGGGTGTCGAGCTATGGTTCGGCCTGCGCTGCACGATCGGCGTTGCGATTCCGCTCGTTGCCTCGCTGCTGCTGCATCGGCCCGCCGACGGCGTAGCCGTCTCGATCGGTGCGATCGTCGTCGGTTTCGCATCGCGCCAAGGCGTCTATCGGACGCGTGCCGCGACCATGCTGCTGGCCTCGGCCGCGATGGGCGTCGCCACCTTCGTCGGCAGCGCGAGCGGCGGGGGCAGCCCCGTGCTCCACGTTGCCGTAACCGTTCTCTGGGCACTCGCCGTCGGGATCTTGGCTTCGCTCGGCGCGAGCGCGACGGCGATCGGATTGAACTCGGTGCTCGCCATCACGATCTTCGGGCAATTTCATTTCACGCCGCTAGAGGCTGCGGAGCAGGGCCTCTACGTGTTTGCCGGAGGCGTTCTGCAAACGGTCTTGCTGGTGATCGTTTGGCCGTTCCAACGTTTTTCGGCGGAACGAAGCGTTTTGGCGAAGGCTTATCGCTCGCTCGGGGCTTACGCGAGCAATATTCCGCGCGTCAAACTCGCCCCACCCGATCCGACGACGTTTACCAGCGTTCACGATACGCTGGAGGATCCGCAACCGTTCGCGCGGCGCGGCGAAGTCGCCGCGTTTCGTGCCTTGCTTCTCGAAGCCGAGCGCATTCGCGCGACCCTCGCGGCGCTCGCCGTCGATCGTTACCTGTTGGAGACCGCCGGGGCACGGGATGCCTCCGACGACGTCCGCGAACTCGGCTCCGCAGCGCACGATATCGTGATCGAGATCGCCGGCGCGCTCGACGAAGCGCGCGCTCCACACGAACGCGAAGGGCTCTGGCCCGCGCTCGACGCGCGCATGGCCGCCATCGAGCGGAAAACGGCGGCCGATCCCGCGATCGCCGCCGGGCAAACCGTCGGCGACGCGCACGCGCTGCTCGGCCAGTTGCGCGCCGCTTGGCGAGCCGCATGTCTGCCGGCCGGGGCCTTTCGCAAGGATAAGTCCGCTGGCGCCGCTCTCGGCCCGATGGTTTCGTACTCGCCGTTTATCGCGCGCGAAGCGCTGGCTACGCTGCGCGCGAATTGCTCGCCGGGCTCGCCGTTCGCGCAGCACGCCGTGCGTCTGGCCGCAACGCTCGGCGTCGCCGACGTTCTCGCAAACGTCTTGCCGCTGCAGCGCGGATACTGGATAGCGCTCACCGCGGCGCTCGTGTTGCGCCCGGACTTTGCCACGACCTTCGTGCGCGGCGTAGCGCGCATCGCGGGTACGCTCGCGGGCGCGTTACTGGCATCGTCGATCGCGGCAACGCTGCATCCGGGACCCGTCGGTTTGCTGGTAGGCGCGCTGGTTTTCGCGGCCATCGGCTACACGATCTTCAGCGTAAACTACGCCATCTATACCGTCACGATCACCGGATACGTCGTGTTTCTGCTGGCATTCGGCGGGTTGCCGGAGCACTCGGCGATCCTGGACCGCGTCATCGCTACGCTGCTCGGCGGCGCCCTCGCGCTGACTGCATACTTCGTTTGGCCGACTTGGGAGCGCGAGCGCGTCGCGGCGCAGCTGGCGGATCTGCTCGACGCGCAGCGGGCGCACATGCGCCTCGTTCTCGAGGCCTATGCGAATCCGGCGCAGGCCGGTGAGCGGGAGATTCACCGCACCCAGCTGGCCGCGTGGCTGGCGCGCTCCAACGCCGAAGCATCGGCCGACCGCATGTTGAACGAGCCGGTCCATTCGTACGCGCTGGGCGTGCGACAGGCGCTCGGAATCCTCGCCGCGAGCCGCCGGGTCGGGCTAGCCGTCTTGGCATTGCAATCGCGTTTGCCGCGCTCGAGCGTCGCCCCGAACGAGGCCTTCGATACGCTCGTCCGGGAACTCGATCGCGGTCTCGCGATCGTAGCGTCGGCTTTACGCGCGGCCGGCCCGCTCCAGCCGTTGCCGCCGCTGCGCGAGATGCAGATCGCGTTGCGGCGATTGCTCGACGACGAGCACAACGCGGGCGTCGCCGCGCTCGTTTCGGAGACCGATCTGCTGGTCGACAGCATCAACGCGATGGCTCACGTTCTCGAGAAGCGTTAG
- a CDS encoding R3H domain-containing nucleic acid-binding protein produces the protein MALKAESISPGWELTQLLDIFPLPIRQSLVRLPNLEHIIEVVLDLGRPPEARFENDFVYLSDTSVTQEDIAHVCTRLSPFGADNRAGIEQTLHRISAIRNRTGKIVGLTCRVGRAVSGTIDIILDVLRSGQSICLLGRPGVGKTTMLRECARMLAEDRKRVVIVDSSNEIAGDSDIPHPGIGTARRMQVADPALQHSVMIEAVENHMPQVIVIDEIGTEAEAQAARTIAERGVALIGTAHGQSLENLLMNPTLSDLVGGISAVTLSDEEARRRGTRKTVLERKAPPTFDVLVEIQERDRLAIHKNVAEVVDALLRGYQPQPEVRQRTASGEVTVVQEADPESMPQIAASAHAHHLHEDPSETDEHDRPLMIFPYGVSRNKIERAIHNLRVNAVIARNWDDADVVLTLKTLERKEQPKLKQIASENVPIYSIKTNTTTQIQSCLKDVFNLPSIDNEEIALREAEEAVYQVLLNSQSIELSPQTSYVRRMQHQLAEKYRLQSRSTGLEPNRRVKIYKTGEALV, from the coding sequence TTGGCGCTTAAAGCCGAGTCCATCTCTCCGGGCTGGGAACTCACCCAACTCCTCGATATCTTCCCGCTTCCCATCAGGCAGTCGCTCGTGCGGCTTCCCAACCTCGAACATATCATCGAGGTCGTTTTGGATTTGGGACGCCCCCCGGAAGCCCGTTTTGAAAACGATTTCGTCTACCTCTCCGACACGTCGGTAACGCAAGAGGATATCGCGCACGTCTGTACGCGCCTCTCGCCGTTCGGCGCCGACAATCGCGCGGGTATCGAGCAAACGCTGCATCGAATCAGCGCGATCCGCAATCGCACCGGAAAGATCGTCGGTCTCACCTGTCGCGTCGGACGCGCGGTATCGGGCACGATCGATATCATTCTCGATGTCTTGCGCAGCGGTCAGTCCATTTGCTTACTCGGGCGCCCCGGCGTCGGAAAAACGACCATGCTGCGCGAATGCGCGCGCATGCTCGCCGAAGATCGAAAACGCGTCGTCATCGTCGACTCGAGCAACGAGATCGCGGGCGACAGCGATATTCCGCATCCGGGCATCGGCACGGCGCGGCGCATGCAAGTCGCCGATCCCGCGTTGCAACACTCGGTGATGATCGAAGCGGTCGAAAACCACATGCCGCAGGTGATCGTCATCGACGAAATCGGCACCGAGGCCGAAGCTCAGGCCGCGCGTACGATCGCCGAGCGCGGGGTGGCGCTCATCGGCACGGCGCACGGCCAATCGCTCGAGAACCTGCTGATGAACCCGACGCTCTCGGATCTGGTCGGCGGGATCAGCGCGGTGACCCTTTCAGACGAAGAAGCTCGCCGCCGCGGGACGCGCAAAACCGTGCTGGAGCGAAAAGCACCGCCCACCTTCGACGTGCTCGTCGAGATTCAGGAACGCGACCGGCTCGCCATCCACAAAAACGTCGCCGAAGTCGTCGACGCGTTGCTGCGCGGCTATCAACCGCAGCCCGAGGTGCGCCAGCGCACCGCGAGCGGCGAGGTGACCGTCGTACAGGAAGCCGATCCGGAGTCGATGCCGCAGATCGCGGCGTCGGCGCACGCGCACCACCTTCACGAGGATCCGAGCGAAACCGACGAACACGATCGGCCGCTGATGATCTTTCCGTACGGCGTTTCGCGCAATAAGATCGAGCGTGCCATCCACAACCTTCGCGTGAATGCCGTCATCGCACGCAATTGGGACGACGCCGATGTCGTTCTCACGCTCAAGACGCTCGAACGCAAGGAGCAGCCGAAGCTCAAACAGATCGCTTCGGAGAACGTTCCGATCTATTCGATCAAGACCAATACGACCACGCAGATCCAGAGCTGCCTCAAGGACGTATTCAATCTGCCCTCGATCGATAACGAAGAGATCGCTCTGCGTGAGGCTGAAGAAGCCGTCTATCAGGTGCTCCTCAACAGCCAGTCGATCGAACTCTCGCCGCAAACATCGTACGTGCGTCGCATGCAGCATCAACTCGCCGAGAAATACCGCCTGCAATCGCGCAGCACCGGCCTAGAACCCAACCGTCGCGTAAAAATCTACAAGACCGGAGAAGCGTTAGTCTAA
- a CDS encoding aminotransferase class I/II-fold pyridoxal phosphate-dependent enzyme: MDQTKAPYFQALLDYVDAGVIPFHTPGHKQGIGMDRAFREFIGDNICSIDLTPMPGIDDLLQPTESLLEAQQLAAEAYGADRSYFLINGSTSGNQCMMMAAVNPGDKIAVPRNAHKSMLGGLVMSGAHPIYMQPEVDDALHMDNCVTPETIARTLEEHPDIKAVYVVSPTYYGVAADLEAIVRIAHDAGKLFLVDEAWGPHFQFHPALPISATQAGADMCINSTHKMLSAFSQCAMLHQIGSRVRVDRLEAVLKMFLSTSPNLPMVASLDVARRQMAVEGAALLSRTIELAEETRRRLNEIDGIYCFGEELAGRPGMFALDPTKITITVKDLGYTGYEASELLRRRYNVQVELADLFNIVALITIGTSADAADRLVLGMSEMAREDRAVDMFSPSGVLERRLKTGTYKLPKIPPMRMLPREAFLADTEFVNFKSSKGRICAETISPYPPGIPVISPGEEITPEIIDYLGLELKAGVRMQGPYDKELRTIRVVKR, encoded by the coding sequence GTGGATCAGACCAAAGCCCCCTATTTTCAGGCGCTGCTCGACTACGTCGATGCGGGCGTCATTCCGTTTCATACGCCGGGCCACAAACAGGGCATCGGCATGGATCGCGCGTTCCGCGAATTTATCGGCGATAACATTTGCTCGATCGATCTCACGCCGATGCCGGGAATCGACGATCTCTTGCAGCCGACGGAGTCGCTGCTCGAAGCGCAGCAATTGGCCGCCGAGGCCTACGGCGCCGATCGCAGCTATTTCCTGATCAACGGCTCGACCAGCGGCAACCAGTGCATGATGATGGCCGCCGTGAACCCCGGCGATAAGATCGCGGTTCCGCGCAACGCGCACAAGTCGATGCTCGGCGGATTGGTGATGAGCGGCGCCCATCCGATCTACATGCAGCCCGAAGTAGACGACGCGCTGCACATGGACAACTGCGTCACGCCCGAAACGATCGCGCGGACGCTCGAAGAGCACCCCGATATCAAGGCCGTTTACGTCGTTAGCCCGACGTACTACGGCGTCGCCGCCGATCTCGAAGCGATCGTGCGCATCGCTCACGATGCCGGCAAGCTGTTCTTGGTTGACGAGGCGTGGGGACCGCACTTTCAATTCCATCCGGCGCTGCCGATCTCGGCGACCCAGGCCGGCGCCGACATGTGCATCAACTCGACGCACAAGATGCTCTCGGCTTTCTCGCAGTGCGCGATGCTGCATCAAATCGGCTCCCGCGTTCGCGTCGATCGGCTCGAAGCCGTGCTCAAGATGTTTCTCTCGACTTCGCCGAATCTGCCGATGGTGGCTTCGCTCGACGTCGCGCGGCGACAGATGGCCGTCGAAGGCGCGGCGCTGCTCTCCCGTACGATCGAACTCGCCGAAGAAACGCGCCGCCGGCTCAACGAAATCGACGGCATCTACTGTTTCGGCGAAGAACTCGCGGGCCGTCCCGGCATGTTCGCGCTGGATCCGACCAAGATCACGATCACCGTCAAGGATCTCGGCTACACGGGGTACGAGGCGTCGGAACTGCTGCGCCGCCGTTACAACGTGCAAGTCGAACTCGCCGATCTCTTCAACATCGTCGCGCTCATCACGATCGGCACGAGTGCCGACGCCGCCGACCGGCTGGTCTTGGGCATGTCCGAGATGGCGCGCGAGGACCGCGCCGTCGATATGTTCTCGCCATCGGGCGTGCTCGAGCGGCGGTTGAAGACCGGCACCTACAAGCTGCCGAAGATTCCACCCATGCGGATGCTGCCGCGCGAAGCGTTTCTCGCCGACACCGAGTTCGTGAATTTCAAATCGAGCAAGGGCCGGATCTGCGCCGAAACGATCTCGCCATATCCGCCGGGCATCCCGGTCATCTCGCCCGGCGAGGAAATCACGCCCGAGATCATCGACTACCTCGGCCTCGAACTCAAGGCCGGCGTCCGCATGCAAGGCCCATACGACAAGGAGCTTCGCACGATCCGCGTGGTGAAGCGGTAA
- the bioD gene encoding dethiobiotin synthase — protein sequence MQRYLVTGTDTDVGKTRLTAALAKALVDAGRAPTIVKLVQTGLPPGTPGDAANAGRLAGARHLELARFGKPADPWSAALAEGTPAVRAEDLRAVIDGIEGPLVAEGAGGLAVPLNRLQNFGTVAQLAKLRVVLAVGLRLGCMNHALLTIALAEGLGLEFAGAVLVDRFEVSEPAYIDDVRRALQGKIEILGILPFERDEAASVTAGARLFTRLI from the coding sequence TTGCAACGTTACCTCGTAACCGGTACCGATACGGATGTTGGTAAAACGCGGCTTACGGCGGCGCTCGCCAAGGCGCTCGTCGATGCGGGGCGAGCACCGACGATCGTAAAACTCGTTCAGACCGGCTTGCCGCCGGGCACGCCCGGCGATGCGGCGAACGCCGGCCGGCTTGCCGGTGCCCGTCACCTCGAACTCGCGCGATTTGGGAAACCCGCCGATCCGTGGTCGGCCGCGCTCGCCGAGGGCACCCCCGCGGTTCGCGCTGAGGATCTTCGCGCCGTCATCGACGGCATCGAGGGCCCGCTCGTTGCCGAAGGCGCGGGCGGCCTGGCCGTGCCGCTCAACCGGCTGCAAAACTTCGGCACGGTCGCGCAACTTGCGAAACTGCGCGTGGTGCTCGCCGTGGGTTTGCGGCTCGGTTGCATGAACCACGCGCTCCTGACGATCGCGCTGGCCGAAGGGCTCGGTCTCGAGTTTGCCGGCGCGGTACTGGTGGACCGCTTCGAAGTCTCGGAACCTGCATATATCGACGACGTCCGCCGTGCATTGCAGGGAAAAATCGAGATACTTGGCATTCTGCCGTTTGAACGCGACGAGGCCGCCTCGGTGACGGCCGGCGCGCGACTCTTCACCCGCCTGATCTAA
- a CDS encoding 8-amino-7-oxononanoate synthase produces the protein MSYLGRVEEELARIADRGRYRSIDADEPRVFADFSTNDYLGLATDSRMIEAMRTVKRVGAGGARLLGGRHREHALLETDIARWTGRERALLFSSGYLAAAGAVSVLAGFAGIAYSDALNHACLIDALRASKLERVVYPHGKLPPKAHRRNGALVVTESIFGMDGDAIDLPAMLADLHTEDILLVDDAHALGVAGDEGAGLARALQDDRVVVMGTLGKAIGAAGGFVAGPARLIELLVNSARTFIFDTALPPPIAFAARVGVMLARTADDRRQRLHANVARLRAGLRELRLPVIDDATPIVPIVLGDERRALAVAKACLEAGVLAPAVRPPTVPAGTARLRISLRADHTGEQIARLVEVLACNVTS, from the coding sequence GTGAGTTATCTCGGCCGGGTTGAAGAAGAACTCGCGCGGATCGCCGATCGCGGGCGGTATCGCTCGATAGATGCGGACGAACCGCGCGTCTTCGCCGATTTTTCAACCAACGACTATCTGGGCTTGGCGACCGATTCGCGCATGATCGAAGCGATGCGGACGGTCAAACGCGTGGGCGCGGGCGGCGCGCGGCTATTGGGCGGGCGTCACCGCGAGCACGCCCTGCTCGAGACCGATATCGCGCGCTGGACCGGGCGCGAACGGGCGCTGCTCTTTTCATCGGGCTATCTGGCGGCCGCCGGCGCCGTTTCGGTGCTCGCCGGGTTTGCCGGTATCGCGTATTCCGACGCACTCAATCACGCGTGTTTGATCGATGCGCTGCGCGCGAGCAAACTCGAACGCGTCGTCTACCCTCACGGCAAGCTTCCGCCGAAAGCGCATCGCCGCAACGGGGCGCTGGTGGTGACGGAATCGATCTTCGGCATGGACGGCGATGCGATCGATCTGCCGGCGATGCTTGCCGACTTGCATACGGAGGACATCCTGCTCGTCGACGACGCACACGCGCTCGGCGTTGCGGGTGACGAAGGCGCCGGCCTCGCGCGCGCGCTGCAAGACGATCGCGTCGTCGTAATGGGGACGCTCGGCAAAGCGATTGGGGCCGCGGGCGGTTTCGTTGCCGGTCCGGCGCGCTTGATCGAATTGCTCGTGAATTCGGCCCGGACGTTCATCTTCGATACGGCGCTGCCGCCGCCGATCGCGTTTGCGGCACGGGTCGGCGTGATGCTCGCACGAACCGCCGACGATCGGCGCCAGCGCCTCCATGCCAACGTCGCGCGCCTCCGAGCCGGCCTGCGGGAGCTGCGTCTGCCGGTCATCGATGACGCAACGCCGATCGTTCCGATTGTGCTCGGCGACGAACGCCGCGCGCTGGCCGTCGCGAAGGCCTGCCTGGAAGCCGGCGTGCTCGCGCCCGCGGTTCGGCCGCCGACCGTTCCGGCGGGAACCGCGCGTTTGCGCATCTCGCTGCGCGCCGATCATACCGGCGAACAGATCGCGCGGCTCGTGGAGGTGCTCGCTTGCAACGTTACCTCGTAA
- the tmk gene encoding dTMP kinase, with protein sequence MFISFEGIEGSGKSTLLAGVAARLRSEGRETLETREPGGTPAGETIRRLFLEPGLRIDPLTETLLINASRAQLVAEAIEPALARGKTVLVDRYVDSTLAYQGYARGLDLATVRGICEAATAGRLPELTLLVDISLETSRARVAARNGAADRIDAQDLAFHRRVRDGYLDLARTQPRIVLLDGEAEPPRVLEAAMRAIARVAT encoded by the coding sequence ATGTTTATTTCCTTTGAGGGCATCGAAGGCAGCGGCAAGTCGACCTTGCTCGCGGGCGTGGCCGCGCGTCTCCGTTCGGAAGGCCGCGAAACCCTCGAAACACGCGAGCCGGGGGGTACTCCCGCCGGCGAAACGATTCGCCGGCTGTTCCTAGAGCCCGGCTTGCGGATCGATCCCTTGACCGAAACATTACTGATTAACGCGTCGCGCGCGCAGCTGGTCGCCGAGGCCATCGAGCCCGCCCTGGCCCGCGGCAAGACGGTGCTCGTGGATCGCTACGTCGATTCCACCCTCGCCTATCAGGGTTACGCACGCGGTCTCGATCTCGCCACGGTCCGCGGCATTTGTGAGGCCGCCACGGCCGGGCGATTGCCGGAACTGACCCTGCTCGTCGACATCTCGCTCGAAACCTCACGCGCGCGAGTCGCCGCGCGCAACGGCGCCGCGGATCGAATAGACGCCCAGGATCTCGCCTTTCACCGGCGCGTTCGCGACGGGTACCTCGATCTGGCTCGCACGCAGCCGCGTATCGTGCTGCTCGACGGCGAAGCCGAGCCCCCGCGCGTGCTGGAGGCCGCGATGCGCGCGATCGCGCGGGTAGCGACGTGA